The Paracoccus aminovorans genome has a window encoding:
- the glnT gene encoding type III glutamate--ammonia ligase, protein MTDLAEFAREKGVKYFMVSYTDLVGAQRAKLVPTYMINNVVSGGAGFAGFAGGFVLTPAHPDMLGMPDADTVIQLPWKPEVAWVAANPAMYDSPLPQAPRNVLRNVIAEMEKEGLRIKTGVEPEFFFLTPEGDRIADTRDTAAKPCYDQQAIMRRYDVISEVSDYMIELGWEPYQSDHEDANGQFEMNWKYDDSLATADKLAFFKFMMKSVAEKHGLRVTFMPKPFLELTGSGMHAHISGWSLDGKTNAFYDGNDELGLSEVGHHFLGGIMKHASALAAITNPTINSYKRINAPRSSSGATWAPNSVTWSGDNRTHLVRVPGKGRIELRLPDGASNPYLLHAVIMAAGLDGIRHKCDPGKRLDIDMYADGHMVKDAPKLPLNLLDAIRAFDQNTELKAALGEEFSASFIEMKMKEWNAYASHLTQWERDHTLDI, encoded by the coding sequence ATGACCGATCTTGCCGAATTCGCCCGGGAAAAAGGCGTCAAGTATTTCATGGTGTCCTACACCGACCTGGTGGGGGCGCAGCGCGCCAAGCTGGTGCCGACCTACATGATCAACAATGTCGTTTCCGGCGGTGCCGGTTTCGCAGGTTTCGCGGGCGGTTTCGTGCTGACCCCCGCCCATCCGGACATGCTGGGCATGCCGGATGCGGACACCGTCATTCAGCTGCCCTGGAAGCCCGAGGTGGCCTGGGTCGCGGCCAACCCCGCGATGTATGACAGCCCGCTGCCGCAGGCGCCGCGCAACGTGCTGCGCAACGTGATCGCCGAGATGGAAAAGGAAGGCCTGCGGATCAAGACCGGGGTCGAGCCGGAATTCTTCTTCCTGACGCCCGAAGGCGACCGCATCGCCGACACCCGCGACACCGCCGCCAAGCCCTGCTACGACCAGCAGGCGATCATGCGCCGCTATGACGTCATCTCGGAAGTCAGCGACTACATGATCGAACTGGGCTGGGAACCCTACCAGAGCGACCACGAGGACGCGAACGGCCAGTTCGAGATGAACTGGAAATACGACGACTCGCTGGCGACGGCCGACAAGCTGGCCTTCTTCAAGTTCATGATGAAGTCGGTGGCCGAAAAGCACGGGCTGCGCGTGACCTTCATGCCGAAGCCGTTCCTGGAGCTGACCGGCTCGGGCATGCACGCCCATATCTCGGGCTGGAGCCTGGACGGCAAGACCAATGCCTTCTACGACGGCAACGACGAGCTGGGCCTGTCCGAGGTCGGCCACCACTTCCTGGGCGGCATCATGAAGCACGCCTCGGCGCTGGCCGCGATCACCAACCCGACCATCAACAGCTACAAGCGCATCAACGCGCCGCGCAGCTCGTCGGGGGCGACCTGGGCGCCGAACTCGGTCACCTGGTCGGGCGACAACCGCACCCACCTGGTCCGCGTGCCGGGCAAGGGCCGGATCGAACTGCGCCTGCCGGACGGAGCCTCGAACCCCTACCTGCTGCATGCCGTGATCATGGCCGCCGGCCTGGACGGCATCCGCCACAAATGCGATCCCGGCAAGCGGCTGGACATCGACATGTATGCCGACGGCCATATGGTGAAGGACGCGCCCAAGCTGCCGCTGAACCTGCTGGACGCCATCCGCGCCTTTGACCAGAATACCGAGTTGAAGGCGGCGCTTGGCGAGGAGTTCTCGGCATCCTTCATCGAAATGAAGATGAAAGAGTGGAACGCCTATGCCTCGCACCTGACCCAATGGGAGCGGGATCACACCCTGGACATCTGA
- a CDS encoding stage II sporulation protein M — protein MTAAAPLPPDAIRSARFRAEREPGWRRLEQLLHRTERGGARALSYDQALELASLYRQAMNSLSVARAISMDKALLTYLEALCARAYLAVYAPQESLRGLFSQLLRQGIPQAVRRCLPALAIGFLAMLLGAVLGWVLVRQDPSWFYSFVPAGLADGRTPEASADYLRTTLFDGAGQGQDGMTAFASFLFSNNTQVAILTFALGIFLCAPSFVLTFYNGLVLGGFTSVFAGKGLGYEVAGWLSIHGVTEIAAICLACAGGAQLGLALLLPGRQPRRAALRDRGRDAVKLMLLAGLMLVVAALIEGFLRQLVTSTPLRLAIGWGLGLGWLAWLTLCGRDPRPAAVPA, from the coding sequence ATGACCGCCGCCGCCCCCTTGCCCCCGGACGCCATCCGCTCGGCCCGCTTCCGCGCCGAGCGCGAGCCGGGCTGGCGCCGGCTGGAGCAGCTGCTGCACCGGACCGAGCGCGGCGGTGCGCGGGCGCTGAGCTACGACCAGGCGCTGGAACTGGCCAGCCTCTATCGCCAGGCGATGAATTCGCTGTCGGTGGCGCGGGCGATCTCGATGGACAAGGCGCTGCTGACCTATCTGGAGGCGCTTTGCGCGCGGGCCTATCTGGCGGTCTATGCGCCGCAGGAAAGCCTGCGCGGGCTGTTCTCGCAGCTGCTGCGCCAAGGCATCCCGCAGGCGGTGCGGCGCTGCCTGCCGGCGCTGGCCATCGGCTTTCTGGCCATGCTGCTGGGCGCGGTGCTGGGCTGGGTGCTGGTGCGTCAGGACCCCAGCTGGTTCTACAGCTTCGTGCCCGCCGGCCTGGCCGACGGCCGCACGCCGGAAGCCTCGGCCGACTACCTGCGCACGACCCTGTTCGACGGCGCCGGCCAGGGGCAGGACGGCATGACCGCCTTTGCCTCGTTCCTGTTTTCCAACAACACCCAGGTCGCGATCCTGACCTTCGCGCTTGGCATCTTCCTTTGCGCACCCAGCTTCGTGCTGACCTTCTACAACGGGCTGGTGCTGGGCGGCTTCACCTCGGTCTTCGCCGGCAAGGGGCTGGGCTACGAGGTCGCGGGCTGGCTGTCGATCCATGGCGTGACCGAGATCGCGGCGATCTGCCTGGCCTGCGCCGGCGGGGCGCAGCTGGGGCTGGCGCTGCTGCTGCCCGGCCGGCAGCCGCGCCGCGCCGCGCTGCGCGACCGCGGCCGCGATGCGGTCAAGCTGATGCTGCTGGCCGGGCTGATGCTGGTCGTCGCCGCGCTGATCGAGGGCTTCCTGCGCCAGCTGGTCACCTCGACCCCGCTGCGGCTGGCGATCGGCTGGGGGCTGGGCCTGGGCTGGCTGGCGTGGCTGACGCTCTGCGGCCGCGATCCCCGCCCCGCCGCGGTGCCGGCATGA
- a CDS encoding ABC transporter substrate-binding protein has protein sequence MSISLAQRLAMAGSLPRNLHHAATPVRIGFLAPLSGPSAPWGKPGLEGCLIWADWVNEQGGLIVGPRRRRVEILARDAAISPVETRVAAMELVERAGAQVILTLGGDSLAPALPWLMAHRVLTTTLLPFDLSPETPSLIAPAEVHPIYVVTGVEWLAATRPELKRVAMCGQEDMLGQPGLASYRAAFKAEDMQILRELRYPRDACDAEAMVAAMLQDDPQVLCWGSSEPHMVHALTEAAFHAGFRGPILSATGDNYSRLVARTSLDFMEDFIFHFPDFDDPALAGTAFFFRQPAAFHAAYQQRFPGHWSAVSWEYAAALDLWQQAVEIAGTTEPLTVLDSMKRGGQMMQVFGPARWYGEALFGIDNALIGSWPVVRVMQGVARIAGFGSVLDWLDRHEALLLREMEAQGLLWQQRAELRGRDLSSPA, from the coding sequence ATGAGCATATCTTTGGCACAGCGGCTGGCGATGGCCGGCAGCCTGCCGCGAAATCTGCATCACGCCGCCACGCCGGTGCGAATCGGCTTTCTCGCCCCTCTCAGCGGGCCGTCGGCGCCCTGGGGCAAGCCGGGGCTGGAGGGCTGCCTGATCTGGGCGGACTGGGTGAACGAACAGGGCGGGCTGATCGTCGGGCCGCGCCGGCGCCGGGTCGAGATCCTGGCCCGCGACGCCGCCATCAGCCCGGTCGAGACGCGGGTGGCGGCGATGGAGCTGGTCGAGCGGGCGGGCGCGCAGGTGATCCTGACCCTGGGCGGGGATTCGCTGGCGCCGGCGCTGCCCTGGCTGATGGCGCATCGCGTGCTGACGACGACGCTGCTGCCCTTCGACCTGTCGCCCGAGACGCCCAGCCTGATCGCCCCGGCCGAGGTGCATCCGATCTATGTGGTGACGGGGGTGGAGTGGCTGGCCGCGACCCGGCCCGAGCTGAAGCGCGTGGCCATGTGCGGCCAGGAGGACATGCTGGGTCAGCCCGGGCTTGCCAGCTATCGGGCCGCGTTCAAGGCGGAAGACATGCAGATCCTCCGCGAACTGCGCTATCCGCGCGATGCCTGCGACGCCGAGGCCATGGTCGCCGCCATGCTGCAGGACGATCCCCAGGTGCTGTGCTGGGGCTCGTCCGAACCGCATATGGTCCATGCCCTGACCGAGGCCGCCTTCCACGCCGGTTTCCGCGGTCCGATCCTGTCGGCGACCGGGGACAACTACAGCCGGCTAGTGGCGCGCACCTCACTGGATTTCATGGAGGATTTCATCTTCCACTTCCCCGATTTCGACGATCCGGCGCTGGCCGGCACCGCCTTCTTCTTTCGCCAGCCCGCCGCCTTTCATGCCGCCTATCAGCAGCGTTTCCCGGGCCATTGGTCGGCGGTCAGCTGGGAATATGCCGCGGCGCTGGACCTGTGGCAGCAGGCGGTCGAGATCGCCGGCACCACCGAGCCGCTGACCGTGCTGGATTCGATGAAGCGGGGCGGGCAGATGATGCAGGTCTTCGGCCCCGCGCGCTGGTATGGCGAGGCGCTGTTCGGCATCGACAACGCCCTGATCGGCAGCTGGCCGGTGGTGCGGGTCATGCAGGGCGTCGCGCGGATCGCCGGCTTCGGCTCGGTCCTGGATTGGCTGGACCGGCACGAGGCGCTGCTGTTGCGCGAAATGGAGGCGCAGGGGCTGCTGTGGCAGCAGCGGGCCGAATTGCGCGGCCGCGACCTCAGTTCTCCTGCATGA
- a CDS encoding FadR/GntR family transcriptional regulator, with amino-acid sequence MVVDALSARLAAGEYPRGSRLPSERQLAASLQVARNTLREALDILEQRGLITRRAGAGSYVAEPEHWDNAVPVAAATGPLHLHVMRGIMEPEIARLAVLHMSSAGIEALARILDEMRATSDPAQFTRCEEDFQQKLAEGTCNPLLIACYNLVVKARRQRHRAAMLRRLTTPERMAYQRQVHAALLNALVGRDIAEATELVQQMLIEEQRLLMQEN; translated from the coding sequence ATGGTGGTGGATGCGCTCAGTGCGCGGCTGGCGGCGGGGGAATACCCGCGGGGCAGCCGGCTTCCCTCCGAGCGCCAGCTTGCCGCCAGCCTGCAGGTCGCGCGCAATACCCTGCGCGAGGCGCTGGACATCCTGGAGCAGCGCGGGCTGATCACCCGCCGCGCCGGCGCCGGCTCCTATGTCGCCGAACCCGAGCATTGGGACAATGCCGTTCCCGTCGCCGCCGCCACCGGGCCGCTGCACCTGCATGTGATGCGCGGCATCATGGAACCCGAGATCGCGCGGCTGGCCGTTCTGCACATGTCCTCGGCCGGCATTGAGGCCCTGGCCCGCATTCTGGACGAAATGCGCGCCACCTCGGACCCGGCGCAGTTCACCCGCTGCGAAGAGGATTTCCAGCAGAAACTGGCCGAAGGAACCTGCAATCCGCTGCTGATCGCCTGCTACAACCTGGTGGTGAAGGCGCGCCGCCAGCGCCATCGCGCCGCCATGCTGCGGCGGCTGACCACGCCCGAGCGCATGGCCTACCAGCGCCAGGTCCATGCCGCGCTGCTGAACGCGCTGGTCGGCCGCGACATCGCCGAGGCGACCGAGCTGGTCCAGCAAATGCTGATCGAGGAACAGCGCCTGCTCATGCAGGAGAACTGA
- a CDS encoding GltB/FmdC/FwdC-like GXGXG domain-containing protein: protein MQTIDLSTTPLRELNQALQAQAAQTNQTEWVIENPKGAHAIAVGLDAPIEVTVKGSTGYYCAGMNKQATVKVKGSAGPGVAENMMSGTVIIDGDASQYAGATGNGGLLVIKGNASSRCGISMKGINIVVFGNVGHMSAFMAQSGNLVVLGDAGDALGDSLYEARMFVRGSVKSLGADCIEKEMRPEHIEILKDLLERSGADAKPEEFKRYGSARKLYNFNVDHAGAY, encoded by the coding sequence ATGCAGACTATCGACCTTTCCACCACCCCGCTCCGCGAGCTGAACCAGGCCCTGCAAGCGCAGGCCGCCCAGACCAACCAGACCGAATGGGTGATCGAGAACCCGAAGGGCGCCCATGCCATCGCCGTCGGCCTGGACGCGCCGATCGAGGTGACCGTCAAGGGTTCGACCGGCTATTACTGCGCCGGCATGAACAAGCAGGCCACCGTGAAGGTCAAGGGCTCGGCCGGTCCGGGCGTGGCCGAGAACATGATGTCGGGCACCGTCATCATCGACGGCGATGCCAGCCAATATGCCGGCGCCACCGGCAATGGCGGCCTTCTGGTCATCAAGGGCAACGCCTCCAGCCGCTGCGGCATCTCGATGAAGGGCATCAACATCGTCGTCTTCGGCAATGTCGGCCACATGTCGGCCTTCATGGCGCAGTCGGGCAACCTGGTGGTGCTGGGCGATGCCGGCGACGCGCTTGGCGACTCGCTTTACGAGGCGCGGATGTTCGTGCGCGGCTCGGTCAAGTCGCTGGGCGCGGATTGCATCGAGAAAGAGATGCGCCCCGAGCATATCGAGATCCTGAAGGACCTGCTCGAGCGTTCCGGCGCCGATGCCAAGCCCGAGGAATTCAAGCGCTACGGTTCGGCCCGCAAGCTCTACAACTTCAACGTCGATCACGCTGGTGCCTATTGA
- a CDS encoding RDD family protein has translation MSRAAAAPAAPGNRRPPRPAALRRQWQQVPPEGVPIAFTIASLGSRFGAQLLDILLTYGGAFLLLLALLWAGALTWTALAAFFALASFFIRVPYYALAELVWNGRTLGKRIVGIRVVSLDGRRLTPHQIVARNLMKEVEVFLPIATIFGAADTRGVLNLLLLAWFIGVLFVPVLNRRKQRLGDMLADTIVVDTPRAALLPDLSTVETRRGYEFTAAHLDVYGRYELQVLEEILRVPPKSAEAREKVGTIAQTIRRRIGYDEAVPPAREWDFLMDFYRDQREFLESRHLFGDSREDKFYPGDR, from the coding sequence ATGAGCCGCGCCGCCGCCGCCCCGGCCGCGCCCGGCAACCGGCGCCCGCCCCGGCCCGCCGCCCTGCGCCGGCAATGGCAGCAGGTCCCGCCCGAGGGCGTGCCCATCGCCTTCACCATAGCCAGCCTCGGCAGCCGCTTCGGGGCGCAGCTGCTCGACATCCTGCTGACCTATGGCGGCGCCTTCCTGCTGCTGCTGGCGCTGCTTTGGGCCGGCGCGCTGACCTGGACGGCGCTGGCCGCCTTCTTCGCGCTGGCCAGCTTCTTCATCCGCGTGCCCTATTACGCGCTGGCCGAGCTGGTCTGGAACGGCCGCACCCTGGGCAAGCGCATCGTCGGCATCCGGGTGGTCAGCCTGGATGGCCGCCGCCTGACCCCGCACCAGATCGTCGCGCGCAACCTGATGAAAGAGGTCGAGGTCTTTCTGCCCATCGCCACCATCTTCGGCGCCGCCGACACCAGGGGGGTGCTGAACCTGCTGCTGCTGGCCTGGTTCATCGGCGTGCTGTTCGTGCCGGTCCTGAACCGCCGCAAGCAGCGGCTGGGCGACATGCTGGCGGACACCATCGTCGTCGACACGCCGCGCGCCGCGCTGCTGCCCGATCTTTCCACGGTCGAGACCCGGCGCGGCTATGAGTTCACCGCCGCCCATCTGGACGTCTATGGCCGCTACGAGCTGCAGGTGCTCGAAGAGATCCTGCGCGTGCCGCCGAAATCGGCAGAGGCGCGCGAGAAGGTCGGCACCATCGCCCAGACCATCCGCCGCCGCATCGGTTATGACGAGGCGGTGCCGCCGGCGCGGGAATGGGATTTCCTGATGGATTTCTATCGCGACCAGCGCGAATTCCTGGAAAGCCGGCACCTGTTCGGCGACAGCCGCGAGGACAAGTTCTACCCCGGCGACCGCTGA
- a CDS encoding class II glutamine amidotransferase, translating into MCGIVGLFLKNEELHPKLGDLLTDMLITMTDRGPDSAGIAIYGDDSNKLKMTIQSDTPEETFHGLDSALSLALDGPVSIRVIDTHAVLTLPEGSEAQARAFMAEKGIRVMGAGHSMEIFKEVGLPKDVAARFHVRDMAGSHGIGHTRMATESAVTTLGAHPFSTGDDQCLVHNGSLSNHNQMRRILTEKGFKPQTQNDTEVAACYISSRLAEGANLGQALEGTLDDLDGFFTFVVGTKNGFGVVRDPIACKPAVMAETDDYVAFGSEYRALANLPGIENARVWEPEPATVYFWER; encoded by the coding sequence ATGTGCGGCATCGTTGGCCTGTTCCTGAAGAACGAGGAACTGCACCCCAAACTTGGGGACCTGTTGACAGACATGCTGATCACCATGACCGACCGCGGCCCCGACAGCGCCGGGATCGCGATCTATGGTGACGACAGCAACAAACTGAAGATGACCATCCAGTCGGACACGCCCGAGGAAACCTTCCACGGGCTCGACAGCGCGCTGTCGCTGGCGCTGGACGGTCCCGTCAGCATCCGCGTGATCGACACCCACGCCGTGCTGACCCTGCCCGAGGGCAGCGAGGCCCAGGCCCGCGCCTTCATGGCCGAAAAGGGCATCCGCGTCATGGGCGCCGGTCATTCGATGGAGATCTTCAAGGAAGTCGGCCTGCCCAAGGACGTGGCCGCCCGCTTCCACGTGCGCGACATGGCCGGCAGCCACGGCATCGGCCACACCCGCATGGCCACCGAAAGCGCCGTGACCACGCTGGGCGCGCACCCGTTTTCGACCGGGGACGACCAGTGCCTGGTGCATAACGGCTCGCTCTCGAACCACAACCAGATGCGCCGCATCCTGACCGAGAAGGGCTTCAAGCCGCAGACCCAGAACGACACCGAGGTCGCCGCCTGCTACATCTCGTCGCGGCTGGCCGAGGGCGCCAACCTGGGCCAGGCGCTGGAAGGCACGCTGGACGACCTGGACGGGTTCTTCACCTTCGTCGTCGGCACCAAGAACGGCTTCGGCGTCGTGCGCGACCCGATCGCCTGCAAGCCCGCCGTCATGGCGGAAACCGACGACTATGTGGCCTTCGGCAGCGAATACCGCGCCCTGGCCAACCTTCCCGGCATCGAAAACGCCCGCGTCTGGGAGCCCGAGCCTGCCACCGTCTATTTCTGGGAACGCTGA
- a CDS encoding NAD(P)-binding domain-containing protein, whose amino-acid sequence MTKRVAVIGAGPSGLAQLRAFQSAARKGAEIPEIVCFEKQSNWGGLWNYTWRTGTDEHGEPVHGSMYRYLWTNGPKEGLEFADYSFEEHFGKQIASYPPRAVMFDYIEGRVLKAGVRDWIRFNSVIRWIEFDADANDFTVTVHDMKKDHVYKERFDHVIVASGHFSSPNVPEYPGFDQFYGRITHAHDFRDAREFEGQDVLIVGSSYSAEDIGSQCWKYGAKSVTSCYRSAPMGFKWPDNWEEKPAMVRVEGKTVFFSDGSSRTIAIILCTGYKHYFPFLPDDLRLKTANRLATADLYKGVVYAHNPRMFYVGMQDQWFTFNMFDAQAWYVRDIIMGRIEVPQDKQVLLADVAEREAREEASDDVKYAIKYQGDYVKELIAETDYPSFDVDGACAAFYEWKHHKAVDIMAFRNHCYRSVITGTMAPVHHTPWKDALDDSMEVYLQN is encoded by the coding sequence ATGACAAAGCGAGTCGCCGTCATCGGCGCTGGCCCTTCCGGGCTTGCCCAGTTACGGGCCTTCCAATCCGCCGCCCGCAAGGGCGCCGAAATCCCCGAGATCGTCTGCTTCGAGAAACAGTCGAACTGGGGCGGGCTGTGGAACTACACTTGGCGCACCGGCACCGACGAGCACGGCGAGCCGGTGCATGGCTCGATGTATCGCTATCTCTGGACCAACGGTCCCAAGGAGGGGCTCGAGTTCGCCGACTATTCCTTCGAGGAGCATTTCGGCAAGCAGATCGCATCCTATCCGCCGCGCGCCGTGATGTTCGACTATATCGAGGGCCGGGTGCTGAAGGCCGGGGTCCGCGACTGGATCCGCTTCAACTCGGTGATCCGCTGGATCGAGTTCGACGCCGACGCCAACGACTTCACCGTCACCGTGCACGACATGAAAAAGGATCATGTCTACAAGGAGCGGTTCGACCACGTCATCGTCGCCTCGGGGCATTTCTCGTCGCCGAACGTGCCGGAATATCCGGGCTTCGACCAGTTCTACGGCCGCATCACCCATGCCCACGACTTCCGCGACGCCCGCGAGTTCGAGGGCCAGGACGTGCTCATCGTCGGCTCCAGCTATTCGGCCGAGGACATCGGCTCGCAATGCTGGAAATACGGCGCGAAATCGGTGACTTCCTGCTATCGCTCGGCGCCGATGGGCTTCAAATGGCCCGACAACTGGGAAGAAAAGCCGGCCATGGTGCGGGTCGAGGGCAAGACCGTGTTCTTCAGCGACGGATCGAGCCGCACGATCGCCATCATCCTCTGCACCGGCTACAAGCACTATTTCCCGTTCCTGCCGGACGATCTGCGGCTGAAGACGGCGAACCGGCTGGCGACGGCGGACCTCTACAAGGGCGTGGTCTATGCCCACAACCCGCGCATGTTCTATGTCGGCATGCAGGACCAGTGGTTCACCTTCAACATGTTCGACGCCCAGGCCTGGTATGTGCGCGACATCATCATGGGCCGCATCGAGGTGCCGCAGGACAAGCAGGTGCTGCTGGCTGACGTGGCCGAGCGCGAGGCCCGCGAGGAAGCCAGCGACGACGTGAAATACGCGATCAAGTATCAGGGCGACTATGTAAAGGAGCTGATCGCCGAGACCGACTATCCCAGCTTCGACGTCGATGGCGCCTGCGCGGCCTTCTACGAATGGAAGCATCACAAGGCCGTCGACATCATGGCCTTCCGCAACCACTGCTATCGCTCGGTCATCACCGGCACCATGGCGCCGGTGCACCATACGCCCTGGAAAGACGCGCTGGACGACTCGATGGAAGTCTATCTCCAGAACTGA
- a CDS encoding FMN-binding glutamate synthase family protein encodes MDKTPQTLPRESYTYSPSINSEIRRAADTGIYDIRGGGAKRKVPSFDDLLFLGASISRYPLEGYRERCDTSVTLGTRFAKKPIELKIPVTIAGMSFGALSGPAKEALGRGATMAGTSTTTGDGGMTNEERGHSEKLVYQYLPSRYGMNPDDLRRADAIEIVVGQGAKPGGGGMLLGQKITERVAKMRNLPIGIDQRSACRHPDWTGPDDLEIKILEIREITNWEKPIYIKIGGARPYYDTALAVKAGADVVVLDGMQGGTAATQDVFIEHVGQPTLACIRPAVKALQDLGMHRKVQLVVSGGIRSGADVAKALALGADAVAIGTAALIALGENDPKWGDAYAELGTTADAYDDWHEGKDPAGITTQDPELMKRLDPVTAARKLRNFLAVLTLECQTIARACGKSHVHNLEPEDLCALTLEAAAMAGVPLAGTNWIPGQSGF; translated from the coding sequence ATGGACAAGACCCCCCAAACCCTGCCGCGCGAGAGCTATACCTATTCGCCCAGCATCAACTCGGAAATCCGCCGCGCCGCCGACACCGGCATCTATGACATCCGCGGCGGCGGCGCCAAGCGCAAGGTCCCCAGCTTCGACGACCTGCTGTTCCTGGGCGCCTCGATCAGCCGCTATCCGCTGGAAGGCTATCGCGAGCGCTGCGACACCTCGGTGACGCTCGGCACCCGCTTCGCCAAGAAGCCGATCGAGCTGAAGATCCCGGTCACCATCGCCGGCATGTCCTTCGGCGCGCTGTCGGGCCCGGCGAAAGAGGCCCTGGGCCGCGGCGCCACCATGGCCGGCACCTCGACCACCACCGGCGACGGCGGCATGACCAACGAGGAACGCGGCCATTCCGAGAAGCTGGTCTATCAGTATCTGCCCTCGCGCTACGGCATGAACCCCGACGACCTGCGCCGCGCCGATGCGATTGAAATCGTGGTCGGCCAGGGTGCGAAACCGGGCGGCGGCGGCATGCTGCTGGGCCAGAAGATCACCGAGCGCGTGGCCAAGATGCGCAACCTGCCCATCGGCATCGACCAGCGTTCCGCCTGCCGCCACCCCGACTGGACCGGCCCGGACGACCTGGAGATCAAGATCCTGGAGATCCGCGAGATCACCAACTGGGAAAAACCGATCTACATCAAGATCGGCGGCGCCCGCCCCTATTACGACACCGCGCTGGCGGTCAAGGCGGGCGCGGACGTGGTCGTGCTGGACGGCATGCAGGGCGGCACCGCCGCGACCCAGGACGTGTTCATCGAACATGTCGGCCAACCGACGCTGGCCTGCATCCGTCCCGCGGTGAAGGCGCTGCAGGACCTGGGCATGCATCGCAAGGTGCAGCTGGTGGTCTCGGGCGGCATCCGCTCGGGCGCGGACGTGGCCAAGGCGCTGGCGCTTGGCGCCGATGCGGTCGCCATCGGCACCGCGGCGCTGATCGCCCTGGGCGAGAACGACCCGAAATGGGGCGACGCCTATGCCGAGCTCGGCACCACCGCCGACGCCTATGACGACTGGCACGAGGGCAAGGACCCGGCCGGCATCACCACCCAGGACCCCGAGCTGATGAAGCGCCTGGACCCGGTGACGGCGGCGCGGAAACTGCGCAACTTCCTTGCGGTCCTGACGCTGGAATGCCAGACCATCGCCCGAGCCTGCGGCAAGAGCCACGTCCACAACCTGGAGCCCGAGGATCTGTGCGCCCTGACGCTGGAGGCGGCCGCCATGGCCGGCGTGCCTCTGGCGGGGACCAACTGGATCCCTGGTCAGAGCGGCTTCTGA
- a CDS encoding DUF58 domain-containing protein, protein MRPSPRLIALVLVLLAASVLRIAAGPGHAPALLLIWGALVAVAGLDALLSLPARRIQVLAEAPASGFSGTEVALHLQLSARPRLPPVLDLVLTHDAGIDSPPAMGISAAGQALALDLPLLLRQRGPRRVTRLSLRYPSRLRLFEIIGNRPLDLTIACLPNIRPVLSGAIQAQMLPLLDGARLMRTRGEGSEFHQLRDFTPGMDPRSIDWKRSARARAMVARETRAERNHQIILCLDTGHLMAERLGDLSKLDHAINASLALAWAAGLGGDNVGFYSFAARPQPFLPPRPGRAAFGRIQGACVGLEQQAVESNHTLGLTTLNGKLKRRSLVMVFSDFVDSTTAELLVENLAVMQRQHLILYVALRDPALLALTRPAEDGLDAIARAVAANQILAERQAVLDKLNRLGILCLDASPGALTPALLSRYIEIKAKELI, encoded by the coding sequence ATGCGGCCTTCGCCGCGCCTGATCGCGCTGGTGCTGGTGCTGCTGGCGGCCAGCGTGCTGCGCATCGCCGCCGGCCCCGGCCACGCGCCGGCGCTGCTGCTGATCTGGGGCGCGCTGGTCGCGGTCGCGGGGCTGGACGCGCTGCTGTCGCTGCCCGCGCGCCGCATCCAGGTCCTGGCCGAGGCGCCGGCCAGCGGCTTTTCCGGGACCGAGGTCGCGCTGCACCTGCAGCTTTCGGCCCGGCCGCGGCTGCCGCCGGTGCTGGACCTGGTGCTGACCCACGACGCCGGCATCGACAGCCCGCCCGCCATGGGCATCTCCGCCGCGGGCCAGGCGCTGGCGCTGGACCTGCCGCTGCTGCTGCGCCAGCGCGGCCCGCGCCGCGTCACCCGGCTGTCGCTGCGCTATCCCTCGCGGCTGCGGCTGTTCGAGATCATCGGCAACCGCCCGCTGGACCTGACCATCGCCTGCCTGCCCAATATCCGCCCCGTCCTGTCGGGCGCGATCCAGGCGCAGATGCTGCCGCTTCTGGACGGGGCCCGGCTGATGCGGACCCGCGGCGAGGGGTCCGAGTTCCACCAGCTGCGCGACTTCACCCCCGGCATGGACCCGCGCAGCATCGACTGGAAACGCTCGGCGCGCGCCCGCGCCATGGTCGCCCGCGAAACCCGGGCCGAGCGCAACCACCAGATCATCCTGTGCCTGGACACCGGCCACCTGATGGCCGAGCGGCTGGGCGACCTCAGCAAGCTGGACCATGCCATCAACGCCAGCCTGGCCCTGGCCTGGGCGGCGGGGCTGGGGGGCGACAACGTCGGCTTCTACAGCTTCGCCGCCCGCCCGCAGCCGTTCCTGCCGCCGCGCCCCGGCCGCGCCGCCTTCGGCCGCATCCAGGGCGCCTGCGTCGGGCTGGAGCAGCAGGCGGTGGAAAGCAACCACACGCTGGGGCTGACGACGCTGAACGGCAAGCTCAAGCGCCGCTCGCTGGTGATGGTGTTTTCCGATTTCGTGGACAGCACCACCGCCGAGCTGCTGGTCGAGAACCTGGCCGTCATGCAGCGCCAGCACCTGATCCTTTACGTCGCGCTGCGCGACCCGGCCCTGCTGGCGCTGACCCGCCCGGCCGAGGACGGGCTTGACGCCATCGCCCGCGCCGTCGCCGCGAACCAGATCCTGGCCGAGCGGCAGGCGGTGCTGGACAAGCTGAACCGGCTGGGGATCCTGTGCCTGGACGCCAGCCCCGGCGCGCTGACCCCCGCCCTGCTGTCGCGCTATATCGAGATCAAGGCCAAGGAGCTGATATGA